A DNA window from Jaculus jaculus isolate mJacJac1 chromosome 1, mJacJac1.mat.Y.cur, whole genome shotgun sequence contains the following coding sequences:
- the LOC123458582 gene encoding adenylate kinase isoenzyme 6-like has protein sequence MCAEALRAVLERTVQLLNVLLTGTPGVGKTTLGKELASRSGLKYINVGDLACEGELYNGYDEEYDCPILDEDRVVDELENHMREGGVIVDYHGCDFFLECWFHFIFVLRTDNTILYKRLETRGYNEKKLKDNIQCEIFQVLYEEATASYKQEIVHQLPSNTPEELEDNINQILKWVKDNK, from the coding sequence atgtgtgcaGAGGCACTGCGGGCCGTGTTGGAGAGGACTGTGCAGCTTCTGAACGTCCTGCTCACCGGTACACCAGGGGTTGGAAAGACCACACTGGGCAAAGAACTTGCATCAAGATCAGGACTGAAATATATTAATGTGGGTGATTTAGCATGTGAAGGGGAGTTATATAATGGCTATGATGAAGAATATGATTGTCCCATTTTAGATGAAGACAGAGTTGTTGATGAGTTAGAGAACCACATGAGAGAAGGTGGTGTTATTGTTGATTACCATGgctgtgatttctttcttgaatgctgGTTTCACTTCATTTTTGTGTTGAGAACAGATAACACCATATTGTACAAAAGACTTGAAACAAGGGGTTATAATGAGAAGAAACTAAAGGACAATATCCAGTGTGAGATTTTTCAAGTTCTTTATGAAGAAGCCACAGCATCTTACAAACAAGAAATTGTGCATCAGCTGCCCAGCAATACACCGGAAGAGCTAGAGGATAATATAAACCAGATCCTGAAGTGGGtcaaagataataaataa